A region from the Benincasa hispida cultivar B227 chromosome 12, ASM972705v1, whole genome shotgun sequence genome encodes:
- the LOC120067701 gene encoding pre-mRNA splicing factor SR-like 1 isoform X2: MTTMGVYVRDLLLGQYYFDTLFPRIPVPVLRQVVANLEKLKLPSKHSGVTGETHRIGSEDTARRPPSVKASLSVSFGQRAPHRASTRDSSPVRRTLPPSANDRDNSDDLRRSPSSRRSQSREHPDSRERSRDRDYDRERSRDRDYDRERSRDRDHDRDRDRGRDRDRDREYDRDREKYRDRERDRDRERERARDRERDRERDRERSYDYDRRTHYNDRESRRDFERSSRDGGSRHYRRSRSRSRSRSRSRSLQTGNAHHEREPSPARGGTTEKTSSISSNLAKLKDIYGDVSEQKGDSSKERVNRRDSSGEEVIRLGGYWK, encoded by the exons ATGACTACAATGGGTGTTTATGTGCGTGATTTGCTCCTTGGACAG TATTACTTCGATACTCTTTTCCCTCGTATTCCAGTTCCTGTCTTGCGGCAAGTTGTGGCTAATCTCGAAAAGTTGAAGCTTCCTAGCAAACATTCAGGTGTGACTGGGGAAACTCATCGAATAGGGTCTGAAGACACTGCACGGCGACCCCCTTCTGTTAAAGCTTCACTTTCTGTTTCCTTTGGACAACGAGCCCCACATCGTGCCTCAACTAGGGACTCATCTCCTGTTCGTCGTACGCTGCCACCATCAGCTAATGATAGAGATAACAGTGATGATCTACGAAGATCTCCAAGCAGTCGTCGTAGTCAAAGTCGTGAACATCCAGATAGTAGGGAGAGGAGCAGGGATAGAGATTATGACAGGGAGAGGAGCAGGGATAGAGATTACGACAGGGAGAGGAGCAGGGATAGAGATCACGACAGGGACAGGGACAGAGGAAGAGATAGGGACCGAGATCGAGAATATGATCGGGACAGAGAGAAGTATAGAGACCGGGAGAGGGACcgagatagagagagagagagagctagGGATAGGGAAAGGGACAGAGAGCGGGACAGAGAACGAAGTTATGATTATGATCGAAGGACTCATTATAACGATAGAGAGAGTAGAAGGGACTTTGAAAGGAGTAGTCGTGATGGTGGCTCTAGGCATTATCGAAGGAGTCGTAGCCGAAGTAGGAGCCGGAGCAGAAGTCGAAGTCTACAAACGGGGAATGCCCATCACGAGCGAGAGCCGAGCCCTGCAAGGGGTGGAACTACAGAGAAGACGTCTAGCATATCGAGCAATCTGGCAAAACTAAAAGATATCTATGGTGACGTGAGCGAGCAGAAAGGGGATTCGAGCAAAGAAAGAGTTAATAGAAGGGATAGTAGTGGTGAAGAAGTGATTAGACTGGGTGGTTACTGGAAATAG
- the LOC120067701 gene encoding pre-mRNA splicing factor SR-like 1 isoform X1 — protein MEIKTCGKPIDSLLEKVLCMNILSSDYFKELYRLKTYHEVVDEIYNQVDHVEPWMTGNCRGPSTAFCLLYKFFTMKLTVKQMHGLLKHEDSPYIRAIGFLYLRYVADPKTLWTWFEPYVKDEEEFSPGSHGRMTTMGVYVRDLLLGQYYFDTLFPRIPVPVLRQVVANLEKLKLPSKHSGVTGETHRIGSEDTARRPPSVKASLSVSFGQRAPHRASTRDSSPVRRTLPPSANDRDNSDDLRRSPSSRRSQSREHPDSRERSRDRDYDRERSRDRDYDRERSRDRDHDRDRDRGRDRDRDREYDRDREKYRDRERDRDRERERARDRERDRERDRERSYDYDRRTHYNDRESRRDFERSSRDGGSRHYRRSRSRSRSRSRSRSLQTGNAHHEREPSPARGGTTEKTSSISSNLAKLKDIYGDVSEQKGDSSKERVNRRDSSGEEVIRLGGYWK, from the exons ATGGAGATAAAGACTTGCGGGAAGCCAATTGATTCTTTGCTGGAGAAGGTTCTATGTATGAATATTCTGTCTTCTGATTACTTTAAGGAGCTTTATCGTTTGAAGACATACCATGAAGTGGTTGATGAGATTTATAACCAAGTTGATCACGTGGAGCCATGGATGACTGGTAACTGCCGTGGTCCTTCAACAGCATTCTGCCTTCTGTACAAGTTTTTCACCATGAAACTTACTGTTAAGCAAATGCATGGGCTTTTAAAGCACGAAGATTCTCCTTACATCAGAGCG ATTGGATTTCTATACTTGAGATATGTTGCAGATCCAAAGACTCTCTGGACTTGGTTTGAACCGTATGTTAAAGATGAAGAG GAGTTTTCACCAGGATCCCATGGACGAATGACTACAATGGGTGTTTATGTGCGTGATTTGCTCCTTGGACAG TATTACTTCGATACTCTTTTCCCTCGTATTCCAGTTCCTGTCTTGCGGCAAGTTGTGGCTAATCTCGAAAAGTTGAAGCTTCCTAGCAAACATTCAGGTGTGACTGGGGAAACTCATCGAATAGGGTCTGAAGACACTGCACGGCGACCCCCTTCTGTTAAAGCTTCACTTTCTGTTTCCTTTGGACAACGAGCCCCACATCGTGCCTCAACTAGGGACTCATCTCCTGTTCGTCGTACGCTGCCACCATCAGCTAATGATAGAGATAACAGTGATGATCTACGAAGATCTCCAAGCAGTCGTCGTAGTCAAAGTCGTGAACATCCAGATAGTAGGGAGAGGAGCAGGGATAGAGATTATGACAGGGAGAGGAGCAGGGATAGAGATTACGACAGGGAGAGGAGCAGGGATAGAGATCACGACAGGGACAGGGACAGAGGAAGAGATAGGGACCGAGATCGAGAATATGATCGGGACAGAGAGAAGTATAGAGACCGGGAGAGGGACcgagatagagagagagagagagctagGGATAGGGAAAGGGACAGAGAGCGGGACAGAGAACGAAGTTATGATTATGATCGAAGGACTCATTATAACGATAGAGAGAGTAGAAGGGACTTTGAAAGGAGTAGTCGTGATGGTGGCTCTAGGCATTATCGAAGGAGTCGTAGCCGAAGTAGGAGCCGGAGCAGAAGTCGAAGTCTACAAACGGGGAATGCCCATCACGAGCGAGAGCCGAGCCCTGCAAGGGGTGGAACTACAGAGAAGACGTCTAGCATATCGAGCAATCTGGCAAAACTAAAAGATATCTATGGTGACGTGAGCGAGCAGAAAGGGGATTCGAGCAAAGAAAGAGTTAATAGAAGGGATAGTAGTGGTGAAGAAGTGATTAGACTGGGTGGTTACTGGAAATAG
- the LOC120067701 gene encoding pre-mRNA splicing factor SR-like 1 isoform X3: MEIKTCGKPIDSLLEKVLCMNILSSDYFKELYRLKTYHEVVDEIYNQVDHVEPWMTGNCRGPSTAFCLLYKFFTMKLTVKQMHGLLKHEDSPYIRAIGFLYLRYVADPKTLWTWFEPYVKDEEEFSPGSHGRMTTMGVYVRDLLLGQVSITSILFSLVFQFLSCGKLWLISKS, from the exons ATGGAGATAAAGACTTGCGGGAAGCCAATTGATTCTTTGCTGGAGAAGGTTCTATGTATGAATATTCTGTCTTCTGATTACTTTAAGGAGCTTTATCGTTTGAAGACATACCATGAAGTGGTTGATGAGATTTATAACCAAGTTGATCACGTGGAGCCATGGATGACTGGTAACTGCCGTGGTCCTTCAACAGCATTCTGCCTTCTGTACAAGTTTTTCACCATGAAACTTACTGTTAAGCAAATGCATGGGCTTTTAAAGCACGAAGATTCTCCTTACATCAGAGCG ATTGGATTTCTATACTTGAGATATGTTGCAGATCCAAAGACTCTCTGGACTTGGTTTGAACCGTATGTTAAAGATGAAGAG GAGTTTTCACCAGGATCCCATGGACGAATGACTACAATGGGTGTTTATGTGCGTGATTTGCTCCTTGGACAGGTCAG TATTACTTCGATACTCTTTTCCCTCGTATTCCAGTTCCTGTCTTGCGGCAAGTTGTGGCTAATCTCGAAAAGTTGA